The proteins below come from a single Bactrocera dorsalis isolate Fly_Bdor chromosome 5, ASM2337382v1, whole genome shotgun sequence genomic window:
- the LOC105227185 gene encoding U4/U6 small nuclear ribonucleoprotein Prp31 — protein MSLADELLADLEEDNDNDLDELQNMDEEDEPEKAQELSEKLLKPQLNLMEVDVQVQSVRDLCKLRDSERLQYVLKQIEQYGSRQRTAAEMLGNVESDPEYQLIVEANAIAVDIDNEISIIHKFTKEKYQKRFPELDSLIVGEIEYLYAVKELGNDLDQVKNNEKLQAILTQATIMIVSVTASTTQGTELTATEKAQIDEACEMAIDLNNYKSHIYEYVESRMTFIAPNLSMIVGASTAAKLLGIAGGLTKLSKMPACNVQVLGSQKKTLAGFSKTQMLPHTGYVYFSQIVQDTPPDLRRKAARLVAAKAVLAARVDACHESVHGEVGLKFKEDIEKKLDKLQEPPPVKFIKPLSKPIEGSKKKRGGKRVRKMKERYALTEFRKQANRMNFGDIEEDAYQGDLGYSRGTIGKTGTGRIRLPQVDEKTKVRISKTLQKNLQKQQVYGGSTTVKRQISGTASSVAFTPLQGLEIVNPQAAEKSQTENNAKYFSNTSGFISVGKRTT, from the exons atgtCTTTAGCCGATGAACTGCTAGCTGATCTAGAGGAAGACAATGATAACGATTTGGACGAGttgcaaaat ATGGACGAGGAAGATGAGCCGGAAAAGGCACAAGAGTTATCAGAAAAGTTACTTAAGCCACAACTCAACCTTATGGAAGTGGATGTGCAGGTACAATCCGTAAGAGATCTATGTAAATTGCGTGATTCCGAACGACTGCAGTATGTGCTAAAACAAATCGAGCAGTACGGAAGTAGACAACGTACCGCTGCGGAGATGCTGGGAAATGTGGAGTCCGATCCAGAGTATCAGCTAATTGTTGAAGCAAATGCTATTGCCGTTGATATCgataatgaaattt CCATTATACACAAATTTACCAAAGAGAAGTACCAAAAACGTTTTCCTGAACTAGACTCATTGATTGTCGGTGAAATTGAATATTTGTATGCAGTGAAGGAATTGGGCAATGATCTAGATCAAGTAAAAAATAATGAGAAATTGCAAGCCATATTAACGCAAGCAACCATTATGATCGTTTCAGTAACAGCTTCGACCACGCAAGG caCTGAGTTGACAGCCACAGAAAAGGCACAGATTGATGAAGCTTGTGAAATGGCCATTGATTTAAATAACTACAAATCTCATATCTACGAGTACGTAGAAAGTCGTATGACTTTTATTGCACCAAATCTATCAATGATCGTTGGTGCTTCGACCGCAGCAAAATTACTGGGTATAGCGGGCGGTTTAACCAAATTATCGAAAATGCCTGCTTGTAATGTGCAAGTATTAGGCTCACAAAAGAAAACTTTAGCAGG tttCTCCAAAACACAAATGCTACCCCACACTGGTTATGTTTACTTCTCACAGATTGTGCAAGATACGCCGCCG GATCTCAGGCGAAAAGCAGCACGTTTAGTTGCAGCTAAGGCTGTACTCGCGGCGCGTGTGGATGCTTGCCATGAGAGTGTGCATGGTGAAGTAGGCTTAAAGTTCAAGGaggatattgaaaaaaagttggacAAGTTGCAAGAGCCACCGCCAGTCAAATTTATCAAACCATTAAGTAAACCCATAGAGGGTAGCAAGAAAAAACGTGGTGGCAAACGTGTGCGTAAGATGAAGGAGCGCTATGCCCTTACGGAATTCCGTAAACAAGCGAATCGCATGAACTTTGGTGAT atcgaAGAGGATGCCTACCAAGGTGATCTGGGTTATTCGCGTGGTACAATTGGCAAAACTGGCACAGGTCGTATACGTTTACCACAAGTTGATGAAAAGACCAAGGTGCGCATTAGCAAAACGCTACAAAAGAACTTACAGAAACAACAGGTCTACGGTGGTAGCACTACTGTGAAACGACAAATTTCCGGTACAGCTTCAAGTGTCGCTTTTACACCATTGCAAGGTTTGGAAATCGTGAACCCACAGGCTGCTGAGAAATCGCAAACTGAGAATAACGCTAAGTACTTTTCCAATACGTCTGGCTTCATATCTGTTGGCAAACGTaccacataa
- the LOC105227186 gene encoding reactive oxygen species modulator 1 — translation MPLPSGAFGQAQGPSCFDKMKTGFTIGFCVGMASGALFGGFSALRYGLRGRELINNVGKVMLQGGGTFGTFMAIGTGIRC, via the exons ATGCCTTTGCCTAGTGGAGCTTTTGGCCAAGCACAAGGTCCATCATGTTTTGATAAAATGAAGACTGGATTCACAATTGGCTTTTGTGTGGGCATGGCAAGTGGTGCACTCTTTGGCGGCTTCTCTGCGTTGCG GTATGGTTTGCGCGGGCGCGAGTTAATAAATAATGTGGGAAAAGTGATGTTGCAGGGTGGAGGAACATTTGGTACTTTTATGGCTATTGGTACCGGTATTCGttgctaa
- the LOC105227187 gene encoding endoplasmic reticulum-Golgi intermediate compartment protein 3 has protein sequence MRIADVLRRLDAYPRTLEDFSVRTVSGAAVTLISTSIIVILIFLECIAYMRPNLTEELFVDTTRNHKLRINLDLTIHNLACSYVSLDAMDSSGDQHLQVDHNIFKHRLDLQGNPMKETEPIKEIVAVSPSNKNTTCGSCYGAERNSTQCCNTCEEVLEAYRHMKWNVQLDKIEQCKDQFKRNDIDAFKEGCRVQGHLEVNRMAGSFHIAPGNSFSIRQFHIHDFQFSDVKLDHTINHLSFGDKIEFAKTHPLDGLHVESDKDVKSEMYNYYLKIVPTMYAKVKSPPIHTNQFSVTRYKKDLSNRERGMPGIFFSYELSPLMVKYEEKQRSFGHFATNCCSIIGGVFTVAGIIAVFLNSSLEALQRKLEIGKLS, from the exons ATGAGAATCGCGGATGTGCTCCGCCGGTTGGATGCATATCCACGTACACTTGAGGATTTCAGTGTGCGCACTGTAAGCGGTGCTGCAG TTACCCTGATCAGCACCAGCATCATTGTTATACTGATATTTCTAGAATGCATTGCCTATATGCGTCCGAATCTCACAGAGGAGCTATTTGTAGATACTACACGCAATCACAAGCTACGAATCAATTTGGATTTAACCATACACAATTTAGCTTGCAGCT atgTCTCACTGGATGCAATGGATTCTTCAGGTGATCAACATTTACAAGTTGAtcataatattttcaaacatcgTCTAGATTTACAGGGTAATCCAATGAAAGAAACTGAGCCCATAAAAGAAATTGTTGCTGTGTCgccatcaaataaaaataccacCTGTGGTAGTTGTTACGGCGCCGAGCGTAATAGTACACA ATGCTGCAATACTTGTGAAGAAGTGTTGGAGGCTTATCGCCACATGAAGTGGAATGTGCAATTAGATAAAATCGAACAGTGTAAGGACCAGTTTAAACGCAATGATATTGATGCATTTAAAGAAGGTTGTCGTGTGCAAGGCCACTTAGAAGTTAATAGA atggCTGGTAGTTTCCATATAGCACCTGGTAACAGCTTCTCAATTAGGCAATTTCATATACATGACTTTCAATTCTCTGATGTGAAATTGGACCACACAATTAATCATTTGTCTTTTGGTGATAAAATTGAATTTGCCAAGACGCACCCACTTGATGGGTTACATGTAGAATCAGACAAAg acgTAAAAAGCGAAATGTATAATTACTATTTGAAAATTGTGCCTACAATGTATGCAAAAGTGAAGAGCCCGCCAATACATACCAACCAGTTCTCAGTGACGCGCTACAAGAAGGACCTTTCGAATAGGGAGCGTGGAATGCCGGGTATTTTCTTCAGTTATGAATTATCGCCGCTGATGGTGAAATATGAAGAAAAGCAAAG ATCATTTGGCCACTTTGCCACGAATTGCTGTTCTATAATCGGTGGGGTTTTTACTGTTGCTGGGATTATTGCCGTTTTCCTGAACAGTTCGTTAGAAGCACTGCAGCGTAAATTGGAAATAGGAAAGCTGAGTTAA
- the LOC105227184 gene encoding probable DNA mismatch repair protein Msh6: MSKKLNKSGSAGTPNNNLFKYFSRSPRTPNSIPKTPSEEETKKSAAKAEKENLQAGHGNEDNGPLAKRKLDVEANQSKSDTMDVDEDDESITIKRPSYKRHRIILSDDEEEIKINKNGSEKNNSGDDYKPSDEDNAYSSEDADSPPKARSKKTDEPTQKKLKLEKSSFMEKLASLQASATISDAKATAKNDAKYEKIVCTTSTLDEPVVWPHQKLDFLQPDKIKDKNGRRPDHPDYDPTTLHVPEKYLNSLSPGVRQWWVLKSDNYDCVLFFKVGKFYELYHMDAEVGVQELGFVYMRGEFAHSGSPEVSFDKMSSILIDRGYKVARVEQTETTEMMSERCKKTKPTKFDKVVRREICQISNRGTQVFGTQCQITPHYQPNYMLAVVEKNEVSSSKYGICYVDTSIGDFYVGEFEDDKNGSRLLTLLSHHMPVLLIFERGSVSERTQEIFRTMLSGILKDPLPANGSKVCSAEKTLKYLAENYFAKFSEDSTSADLWPLALRTMQSETDHLGLTPRDGCKLALKALGQCILYLQRCQLEEKVLPMARYHLYTPPDMLNESVLDSKAKTVQQKTARRRHMVIDATTLANLRITGEEYSLQSTLDNCCTKFGKRLLHHWICSPSCELDVIVERQQAITELIEHNMELQDLRALLAPMPDFERHLAQIHLFGNKRISQDHPDGRAILFEEKLYNKKKIQNFIGILKGFTALMELPTLFNDFETPLMKRLTQFQPAGGFPDMAKELEFFKNAFDHEAGAQTGVIAPEQGVDADYDEALAKIKKINDNFKEYLIEQEKFFGCRLTPGGEKNRFQLEVPENAARKAGKAYQLEGQRKGNKPVRRFSTNETRSLLKELQHAETERDVILKDLSRRIFEKFSKHYELWKQCVDCVANLDVLASLAEYARAQQVICVPELHEQSAEKQPFIDIAEGYHPCAAADTFIPNGLMLGTGETPAPLSILTGPNMGGKSTLMRQVGLLVVMAQIGAHVPAEHCRISLVDRIFTRLGAQDDIMAGQSTFLVELNETSLILKHATVNSLVLLDELGRGTATYDGTAIAASVVNYLADLKCRTLFSTHYHNLIEYFHKDERITLGHMACMVENEDTEDPTQETVTFLYKYSAGACPKSYGFNAAKLAGMPQPIIKRAYELSKRVEAIALKRKVLSKVVAGAGGNRCNDLKEIKNLLLQLKACHV; the protein is encoded by the exons atgtcgAAGAAATTGAATAAAAGTGGTAGTGCCGGTACTCCTAACAATAATCTCTTCAAGTACTTTTCACGTTCACCACGAACGCCAAACAGTATACCCAAAACACCCAGTGaagaagaaaccaaaaaatctgCAGCAAAAGCGGAAAAGGAGAACTTACAAGCTGGGCATGGGAATGAAGATAATGGGCCTCTAGCTAAACGAAAGTTAGATGTTGAAGCTAATCAGAGTAAAAGTGATACCATGGATGTTGATGAGGATGATGAAAGTATTACAATTAAACGCCCGTCCTATAAAAGGCATCGCATAATATTGTCCGATGATGAAgaggaaatcaaaattaataaaaacggaAGTGAGAAGAATAATAGTGGCGATGACTATAAGCCAAGTGACGAGGATAACGCATATAGTAGTGAAGACGCTGATTCGCCACCAAAAGCTCGTTCcaag aaaactgaTGAACCGACGCAAAAGAAACTTAAACTGGAAAAGAGTAGTTTCATGGAAAAGCTTGCTTCTTTGCAAGCCTCAGCAACTATCTCAGATGCTAAAGCGACTGCTAAAAATGatgcaaaatatgaaaaaattgtatgcacAACGTCCACATTGGACGAACCGGTAGTGTGGCCACATCAAAAGCTTGACTTTTTGCAACCAGATAAGATAAAAGATAAGAATGGCAGACGCCCTGACCATCCGGACTATGATCCCACGACATTACATGTACCAGAAAAATACTTGAACTCCTTATCACCT GGTGTACGCCAATGGTGGGTCTTGAAGTCTGATAACTATGATTGTGTGCTCTTTTTTAAAGTTGGCAAATTCTATGAATTATATCATATGGATGCGGAAGTTGGTGTCCAAGAGCTCGGTTTCGTTTATATGCGTGGGGAATTCGCACATTCGGGTTCGCCGGAAGTAAGCTTCGACAAAATGTCTAGTATACTTATTGACCGCGGCTATAAAGTGGCACGTGTGGAACAAACTGAAACAACCGAAATGATGAGCGAGCGTTGCAAAAAGACCAAACCGACGAAATTCGATAAAGTGGTGCGCCGCGAAATCTGTCAGATATCCAATCGAGGTACACAAGTATTTGGGACGCAATGTCAGATAACACCACATTATCAGCCAAATTACATGTTGGCTGTAGTCGAGAAG aaTGAGGTCAGCTCCAGTAAATACGGCATTTGTTATGTAGACACCTCAATAGGCGACTTTTATGTTGGCGAATTTGAAGATGACAAAAACGGTTCCCGGCTATTAACTTTGCTCTCCCATCATATGCCGGTTTTG TTAATTTTTGAGCGTGGGTCTGTTTCTGAGCGTACACAGGAAATATTCCGTACTATGCTCTCCggcatactcaaagatccattaCCTGCCAATGGCTCCAAAGTATGCAGCGCTGAAAAGACACTAAAGTATCTTGCTGAGAattattttgccaaattttcagaAGACTCAACTAGTGCAGACCTTTGGCCATTAGCGTTGCGTACAATGCAATCCGAAACTGATCACTTGGGTTTAACGCCGCGTGATGGCTGCAAACTAGCCCTAAAAGCGCTTGGTCAATGCATATTATATTTGCAACGTTGTCAACTTGAAGAAAAGGTGCTGCCAATGGCACGCTATCATCTCTACACACCACCAGATATGTTAAATGAATCGGTATTGGATTCAAAGGCAAAAACAGTGCAGCAAAAAACCGCTCGGCGCCGCCATATGGTCATCGATGCCACCACACTTGCTAATCTACGCATTACTGGCGAAGAGTATTCGCTGCAATCCACACTAGATAATTgctgcacgaaatttggcaaacgTTTGCTGCATCATTGGATATGCTCGCCGAGCTGTGAGTTGGACGTGATTGTTGAACGGCAGCAGGCGATAACCGAACTAATAGAGCACAACATGGAGTTGCAAGATTTACGCGCTTTGCTGGCGCCAATGCCTGATTTCGAAAGACATCTGGCGCAAATACATTTATTCGGCAATAAGCGCATTTCGCAAGATCATCCGGACGGACGTGCTATACTCTtcgaagaaaaattatataataagaagaaaatacaaaactttattggCATATTGAAGGGATTTACAGCGCTCATGGAACTGCCCACGCTTTTCAACGACTTTGAAACGCCACTTATGAAACGATTGACGCAGTTTCAGCCAGCTGGCGGCTTCCCTGACATGGCTAAAGAATTGGAGTTTTTCAAG AATGCTTTCGATCACGAAGCCGGTGCGCAGACCGGCGTTATTGCACCTGAACAAGGCGTGGACGCAGATTACGATGAGGCATTGgcgaagattaaaaaaataaacgacaaCTTCAAGGAATATCTGATTGAACAAGAGAAGTTCTTTGGCTGTCGTTTGACACCAGGTGGCGAGAAGAATCGCTTCCAGCTTGAGGTGCCAGAAAATGCGGCTAGGAAGGCGGGCAAAGCCTACCAATTGGAGGGTCAGCGCAAAGGTAACAAGCCCGTGAGACGCTTCTCAACGAATGAAACACGT TCACTACTAAAGGAATTGCAACATGCCGAAACCGAACGTGATGTCATACTCAAAGATTTATCACGTCGTATCTTTGAAAAATTCTCCAAACACTATGAGCTTTGGAAGCAATGCGTTGATTGTGTAGCCAACCTTGATGTTTTAGCCTCGTTGGCAGAGTATGCACGTGCACAGCAAGTCATCTGTGTGCCTGAGCTACACGAGCAAAGTGCCGAAAAGCAACCATTCATAGACATTGCAGAGGGCTATCATCCATGCGCCGCTGCGGACACATTCATACCGAATGGCCTCATGCTAGGCACCGGTGAGACACCAGCACCGCTCTCCATACTAACAGGCCCCAATATGGGTGGTAAAAGTACGCTTATGCGGCAGGTGGGCTTGTTGGTAGTGATGGCGCAAATC GGCGCACATGTGCCAGCCGAGCATTGTCGCATTTCGCTGGTCGATCGTATTTTTACGCGCTTGGGAGCGCAGGATGACATCATGGCTGGGCAGAGCACATTTTTGGTTGAATTAAATGAGACATCGTTGATTTTGAAGCATGCAACAGTTAACAGCCTGGTGCTGCTTGATGAATTAG GACGTGGCACGGCCACCTACGATGGCACTGCTATCGCTGCTTCGGTAGTCAACTATCTCGCAGATTTGAAATGCCGCACGCTTTTCTCTACACACTACCACAATCTTATTGAATATTTCCACAAAGACGAACGCATAACATTGGGTCACATG GCTTGCATGGTGGAAAACGAGGATACCGAAGATCCCACACAGGAGACGGTGACATTCCTTTACAAATACAGCGCTGGCGCATGCCCGAAATCGTATGGTTTCAATGCTGCCAAATTGGCTGGCATGCCACAACCGATTATAAAGCGTGCTTACGAG ctTTCTAAACGCGTGGAGGCTATCGCTTTGAAACGTAAGGTCCTGTCCAAAGTTGTTGCTGGCGCTGGTGGCAACAGATGCAACGatcttaaagaaattaaaaacttacTTTTGCAGCTAAAAGCTTGTCATGTTTAa